The following are from one region of the Treponema denticola genome:
- a CDS encoding ABC transporter ATP-binding protein has translation MISDDVLKIEKLKFSIGRGKKAFSLNDISFSVPRGCVTGLIGENGAGKTTLIRLLLDMYLPESGKIFLFGEELKRENIEIKEKIGFVINDNFFSSLYTAKKAGKFLAGIYKNWNQKLYEKYLNDFKIPPSRFLTALSSGTMQKLQIAIALSHGAELLILDEPLNFLDPVSKKEFLDLLRNFMLDENHSILISSHQTNELEKICDEIVFISEGKKVFDSSLENINKNYGLLKIDEKTFKSLYSNDYIGYRKTDYAYEVLVSDKENQKFTGMVCEDANLEDIMYFYTRRKI, from the coding sequence ATGATATCTGATGATGTTCTAAAAATCGAAAAACTTAAATTTTCGATAGGACGAGGTAAAAAAGCTTTTTCGTTAAACGATATTTCTTTTTCGGTTCCGAGGGGTTGCGTTACGGGTTTGATAGGAGAAAACGGTGCAGGGAAAACTACTCTTATCCGCTTACTTCTTGATATGTACTTGCCTGAAAGCGGAAAAATCTTTCTCTTTGGTGAAGAGCTTAAAAGAGAGAATATAGAAATAAAAGAAAAGATAGGCTTTGTTATAAACGATAATTTCTTTTCTTCATTATATACGGCTAAAAAGGCAGGAAAATTTTTAGCGGGAATTTATAAAAATTGGAATCAGAAGCTTTATGAAAAATATCTAAACGATTTTAAAATTCCTCCTTCAAGATTTTTGACTGCCTTGTCTTCGGGAACTATGCAAAAACTTCAAATTGCTATAGCCCTCTCCCACGGGGCAGAGCTTTTGATTTTAGATGAGCCTCTTAATTTTTTAGATCCTGTTTCCAAAAAAGAATTTTTAGATCTTTTAAGAAACTTTATGCTAGATGAAAATCATTCGATTTTAATTTCGAGCCATCAAACAAATGAACTTGAAAAAATTTGCGATGAGATTGTTTTTATAAGCGAGGGTAAAAAAGTTTTTGATTCTTCTTTAGAAAATATAAATAAAAATTACGGGCTTTTAAAAATAGATGAAAAAACTTTTAAGTCATTGTATAGTAATGATTATATCGGTTATAGAAAAACCGATTATGCTTATGAAGTTTTGGTTTCGGATAAGGAAAATCAAAAATTTACCGGAATGGTTTGCGAAGATGCAAATCTTGAAGATATTATGTATTTTTATACGAGGAGAAAAATTTAA
- a CDS encoding ABC transporter ATP-binding protein, whose amino-acid sequence MDKSAFKKLKKRVPINMGSIVFACILVGLGTVVSFAIPWFAKLILDGNESKQYLITLTCAVLISAAVSVIGRYIFNKSAIVWTCKLRSDIADHIFGVKMKFFNKKNSSELSSEILNFTEKIKDLFTSTTMHLISIAISSISVAVLFVLSWKLTLVMMGSLLALVIVISPISSMNSKVYKKNQEALNKLIGALSSIFLEIKLVKSYTAEKTEATRIGNLNTEVKNLSVKSVKIEAGIEPVIMTIFILNLFFIFVYGGSLVAKNEMTIGALIAFCLYLFQIITPMVNIGNFFKDIKSLNEISDNIVKIFELETEETGTRPVGDVLKTESIKFDNVSFKYDDDAVILKDLSLEIEPKKTIAIVGPSGSGKSTLFSLLERFYNEYEGRISIGNTDINEFDLKDWRKKISYVQQISSTTEDSILNNLTYGNDSPVPPELIEASLKKAGIYDYVNSLPEKLNTIVQERGSNFSSGQLQRLMIARALIKQPDILLLDEITASLDSENELLVKTTLDSIKNEKTIVIIAHRLSTVTSADKIVFLDGGKITGIGTHEELLQTHALYEKYVNNQLI is encoded by the coding sequence ATGGATAAATCGGCGTTTAAGAAGTTAAAAAAAAGGGTTCCTATAAATATGGGATCTATTGTTTTTGCCTGTATCTTGGTCGGGCTTGGAACGGTTGTAAGTTTTGCAATCCCTTGGTTTGCTAAACTTATTTTAGATGGAAACGAAAGCAAACAATATCTTATAACATTAACCTGTGCGGTTTTGATTTCGGCAGCGGTAAGCGTTATAGGCAGATATATATTTAATAAGAGTGCTATTGTGTGGACTTGTAAACTTCGCTCCGATATTGCAGACCATATTTTCGGTGTTAAAATGAAATTTTTTAACAAAAAAAATTCCAGTGAATTAAGCAGCGAGATATTAAACTTTACCGAAAAAATAAAAGACCTGTTTACTTCAACTACAATGCATCTGATATCGATAGCTATAAGTTCCATAAGTGTTGCAGTTCTTTTTGTTTTAAGCTGGAAACTCACCTTAGTGATGATGGGTTCTTTGCTTGCCCTTGTTATAGTTATTTCGCCTATCAGCTCTATGAACTCTAAGGTGTACAAAAAAAATCAAGAAGCTCTCAATAAACTTATCGGTGCTTTAAGCAGTATTTTTTTAGAAATAAAACTTGTTAAAAGTTATACAGCCGAAAAAACCGAAGCAACGCGGATAGGTAATCTAAATACGGAAGTAAAAAACTTATCGGTTAAATCCGTTAAAATCGAAGCCGGTATAGAACCTGTCATTATGACAATTTTTATACTAAATCTGTTTTTTATCTTTGTATACGGCGGTTCGTTGGTTGCTAAAAATGAAATGACCATAGGTGCTTTGATCGCATTTTGTTTATATCTTTTTCAAATAATTACACCCATGGTTAATATAGGAAACTTTTTTAAGGATATAAAAAGCTTAAATGAAATATCGGATAATATCGTAAAAATATTTGAACTTGAAACCGAAGAAACTGGAACAAGACCGGTGGGCGATGTTTTAAAAACCGAAAGCATTAAATTCGATAATGTTTCATTTAAATATGACGATGATGCGGTAATTTTAAAGGACTTGTCTTTAGAGATAGAGCCTAAAAAAACTATAGCCATTGTAGGCCCGAGCGGAAGCGGTAAGTCTACTCTTTTTAGTTTGTTGGAACGCTTTTATAATGAATATGAAGGAAGAATCAGTATTGGAAACACCGATATAAACGAATTTGACTTAAAGGACTGGCGTAAAAAAATAAGCTATGTTCAGCAAATAAGCTCAACGACAGAAGACAGTATTCTTAACAATCTTACTTACGGAAATGACAGCCCTGTTCCGCCCGAACTTATAGAAGCCTCTCTTAAAAAAGCAGGTATATATGATTATGTAAACAGTTTACCCGAAAAGTTAAATACCATTGTGCAAGAAAGGGGAAGCAACTTTTCAAGCGGACAGCTCCAGCGCCTGATGATTGCAAGGGCCTTAATCAAACAGCCGGATATTCTCCTCCTTGATGAAATAACTGCAAGCTTGGACAGTGAAAATGAACTTTTGGTAAAGACTACTTTAGATTCTATAAAGAACGAAAAAACTATTGTAATCATTGCTCATCGTCTTTCAACGGTAACCAGTGCGGATAAGATTGTATTTTTGGACGGAGGTAAGATAACCGGAATCGGTACCCATGAGGAGCTTTTACAAACTCATGCCCTATATGAAAAATATGTAAATAACCAGTTGATATAG
- a CDS encoding DUF6895 family protein — protein MTFLKLAKISYKLGFVYKVSAELLFTFIFKNHNDELDSEISFKLKNIQKKKSIFNSISQKDFGKIILMIFFNKEQNFTKTALDSVNLLSYREQLEFSMYLSLLNNSSSIKLPDDKILENTLIHQKLSVCNFEIMDIYELTHEIMYLTMLGRSKHQILSDNLEYLRAVIHSLLDRMITEKNIDLIAELILVSQLLNIELDGKIKDNSYVLLDAFLEQNINKCGISIILNKQFNKIYHQMLVISLLR, from the coding sequence ATGACTTTTCTAAAATTGGCAAAAATCTCATATAAATTAGGTTTTGTGTATAAAGTCTCAGCCGAATTGCTTTTTACTTTTATTTTTAAAAATCATAATGATGAATTAGACAGCGAAATATCTTTTAAATTAAAAAACATCCAAAAAAAGAAATCGATTTTTAACAGCATTTCACAAAAAGATTTCGGCAAGATCATTTTAATGATTTTTTTTAATAAAGAGCAAAATTTTACAAAAACGGCATTGGATAGTGTAAATTTATTATCGTATAGAGAACAGCTGGAATTTTCTATGTATCTATCTTTATTAAATAATTCCTCTTCAATTAAATTGCCGGATGACAAGATACTGGAAAATACTCTTATACATCAAAAACTTTCAGTCTGCAATTTTGAAATAATGGATATATATGAACTCACGCATGAAATTATGTATCTCACTATGTTGGGAAGGAGTAAACATCAAATTTTATCGGATAATTTAGAATACCTGCGAGCTGTTATTCACAGTCTTTTAGATAGAATGATAACGGAAAAAAATATAGATTTAATTGCAGAATTAATATTGGTAAGTCAATTATTGAATATTGAGCTTGACGGAAAAATAAAAGACAACTCTTATGTATTGTTGGATGCTTTTTTGGAACAAAATATAAATAAGTGCGGTATAAGTATAATACTGAATAAGCAATTTAATAAGATATATCATCAAATGCTTGTTATTTCTTTATTGAGGTAA
- a CDS encoding GntR family transcriptional regulator: protein MNIFLNNSSGIPLYEQLSGQIKNQILSGSLKKEEPMPSMRALAASLRVSVITTKRSYEDLAREGFLYSVPAKGYFVADVNFKKIEKSIKKSIEEKLKEVCVQAKKINLNAEELYEILKRIY, encoded by the coding sequence GTGAATATTTTTTTGAATAATTCTTCAGGGATTCCTCTTTATGAGCAGCTTTCAGGACAGATAAAAAATCAAATTTTATCAGGCTCTTTAAAAAAAGAGGAGCCGATGCCTTCGATGAGGGCTTTGGCAGCCTCTTTGCGTGTGAGCGTCATCACTACAAAGCGGTCTTATGAAGACTTGGCCCGTGAGGGTTTTTTATATTCGGTTCCTGCAAAGGGCTATTTTGTTGCCGATGTAAATTTTAAAAAGATTGAAAAATCAATAAAAAAAAGTATTGAAGAAAAATTAAAAGAAGTTTGCGTTCAAGCAAAAAAAATTAATCTAAATGCTGAGGAACTATATGAAATCCTTAAGCGTATTTATTAG